GTGCCGGTGCGGCGACGGCACGGCCTGCTCGGACAGCGCCACCAGCCGACCCGATTCGAACCATGCCGCGCCCATCTTCTGGCGTACCAGCGCCACGCCGAAGCCGCTGGCCGCGGCGTCGTACACAAGCCCCAGGTCGTTGAACTGCGAGCCGATGTTCGGCTCGGGCTGGTCGAGCCCGCAGCTCGCGAACCAGGTGCCCCAGGGTTCGAGCGGGCTGCGGATCAGCCGTGCGCTGGCAATCTCCGCCGCAGTGCGAAAACCGGTGAAGGGGCCGAACTCGTTGAGGTAGCTCGGGCTGCAGGCGGGCACGACCTGCTCCTCGAGCAGGAGCCGGTGCTCGCAGTCGGCGTACCCGCCGGGGCCGTAGCGCACTTCGAGGTCGGCCTGCTCGGCCGTGACGTCGAGCAGCGGGATCGACACCTGCAGCACCAGTTCGATGTCTGGATAGATGTTGCGGAACAGCTCCAGCCTCGGCATGAGGAATTGGCGGCTGAAGGTCGGCGTGACGGCGATGCGCAGGCGCGTGGCGCGTTGGGCTGCGTTGGCGCCGAGCGGCGTGGCCTGCAGCGCAGCAAGCCCCGTGCGCACGTTCGCGAGGTAGGCCGCACCGTCGGCCGTGAGGCTGAAGTCGCTGCGGCCGAAGAGCTTGAAGCCGATGTGCGATTCGAGCTGCCGGATGCGGTGGCTCACCGCACTGGGCGTGACGCACAACTCATCGGCTGCGCGGCCTGCGTGGCGCAGCCGCGCCACGGCCTCGAAGGTCAGCAGGCACTGGATCGGCGGAATGTGCTGCAGGGCCATGCGCGCCTGGAAACCCTCTTCGGCCTTCAGTCTTCGAAGAAGCTCACGGGCAGGCCCGGCGTGTCGACCCGCATCGCGATCACCGTGCCCGAGGCGGGGAGTCGCTCGATCTCGGCGGCAGGCCGGCCCTTGCGACCGCTGGTGACGAACAGCGTCTTCAGGTCGTCGCCGCCGAAGCAGGGCATGGTCGGGCATTGAACAGGCACAGGAACAGAGGCCACGATTTCGCCCGAAGGTGCAAAGCGCAGCAACTGCGCGCCTTCGAACATAGCTACCCAGTAGTGGCCTTGCGCGTCGATGGTGGCGCCGTCGGGGCGGCCTTGATAGCCCAGCGGCACATCGGCCGTCCAGCCTTCCGGCTTGGCGTCGAACTGGTGGAACACGCGAGCGTGCGAGAGCGAGTTGGCCTCGGCGTCCCAGTCCCACGCGCACACCACGTGCGCGGCGGTGTCGGCCCAGTAGAGGGTGCGGGCATCAGGCGAGAAGGCGAGGCCGTTGGCGGTGGTGGACTCGTTGGCCATCTGCGTCAGCGTGGGCGAGATGTCGGTGTCGGGGCGTGCATCGAAGCAATAGAGCGCGGCGTTGGCGCGGTCCTTGGCTTCGTTGAGCGAACCGCCCCAGAAGCGGCCGAGCGCGTCGCACTTGCCGTCGTTGAAGCGCATGGTGCGCACGTCGTGCTCCACGCGCGCCATCGCGACCAGTTCACCGCCCCATTCGCGCGCGCGGTAAATGCCGTCGCGCAGCGCAATCACGAGGCCGCCGCTGCGCGCGGGCGCCATGCAGCCGGGCTCGGTGGACAAGGGCCATCGCTCGACCTTCGCATCTGGAGAGCCGATGTCGCCGCGGGTGCGCAGCACGGCGCGGCCGGGAATGTCGAGCCAGTAGAGCGCGCGCTCCTGGGGGTGCCAGAACGGCGACTCGCCGAGTTCGCAGAGGCTGTCTTCGAGGGAGGTCCACATGGTGTCGCGATTGTGCCCCCGGCCATCGCGGTCAAGGGCAAAAAAAAGCCCGCTGGCGCCGGAGCGCTTGCGGGCTGAACATCCAAAGGAGACCTCGCTTGAAAAACTCGTTACGAAGAATTGTTCTTGTAAAAGGTGGTGGTGGTCGTTTCAGTGGCGGGGCTGCCCGAAGGCAACCCGGCCAGAGCAGATCAGCGGTTGTAAGCCGTTTCGCCGTGCGACGAGATGTCGAGGCCTTCGCGCTCTTCTTCTTCCGACACACGCAGGCCGAGGGTCAGGTCGGCGATCTTGTAGGAGATGAAGGCAACCACGCCGGACCACACGACGGTGAGCGCCACGCTCTTGATCTGGATCCAGACCTGTGCGCCCATCGCGAAGGTGTCGGGCGTTGCGCCGCCGGTGCCGCCGAGGCCCTTGGCCGCGAACACGCCGGTCAGGATGGCACCCAGGATACCGCCCACGCCGTGCACGCCGAACACGTCGAACGCGTCGTCGGCACCGAGCATGCGCTTCAGGCCGCCCACACCCCACAGGCAGATCAGGCCGGCCAGCAGGCCGAGAACGATCGAACCCATCGGGCCGATGAAACCGGCGGCAGGCGTGACAGCCACGAGGCCAGCAACGGCACCGGACGCAGCGCCCAGCATCGAGGCCTTGCCCTTGTGCAGGCTTTCACCCAGGATCCACGACAGGGCCGCGGCAGCGGTGGCAAGCACCGTATTGATGAAGGCCAGGCCGGCGACGGCGTTGGCAGCACCAGCCGAGCCGGCGTTGAAGCCGAACCAGCCGACCCACAGCAGCGAAGCGCCGACCATGGTGAGCGTGAGCGAGTGAGGCGTGAACGCTTCCTTGCCGTAGCCGACGCGCTTGCCGACCATGTAGGCGCCGACCAGGCCGGCCACACCGGCGTTGATGTGCACCACGGTGCCGCCTGCGAAGTCGAGTGCGCCGTCCTTGCCCAGCAGGCCGCCGCCCCACACGATGTGGGCAATTGGCACGTAGCTGAAGGTGAACCACAGCACCGAGAACAGCAGCACGGCCGAGAACTTGGCACGCTCTGCGAACGCACCGACGATCAGCGCCACGGTGATGGCCGCGAAGGTGCCCTGGAAGGCGACGAACACGTATTCAGGAATGGTGGTCAGCGCGCCGAAGGTCTCCTGCGTGATGCCCTTCATGAAGATCTTGTCGAATCCTCCGAAGAAGTTGCCGTCACCGGAGAAGGCCAGGCTGTAGCCGTAGATGGCCCACAGGATGCTGATCAGCGAGAAGATCACGAAGACCTGCATCAGCACCGACAGCATGTTCTTCGAGCGGCCCAGGCCACCGTAGAACAACGCGAGGCCGGGAATGGTCATCAGGATCACGAGAAGCGTCGAAGTCAGCATCCAGGCGGTGTCGCCGGAGTCGATCTTCGGAGCGGGTGCGGCAGCGGGCGCCGCGGGAGCTGCGTCGGCGGCAGCGGCCGGAGCTGCTGCAGCAGCAGGCGCGGCCGCGGGGGCCGATGCCGACGCGGCCGGTGCTTCGGCCGTGGCCGCAGCGGGGGTTTGCGCGAAGCCGGCAGTACCGGCAGCCAACACGCTCAAGCCGAGCGCAAGAGAGACAAGCAGTTTTTTCATAATCGTTGTTCTTTCGGGCCTGGACTCGATCAGAGGGCTTCGCGGCCCGTTTCGCCGGTGCGGATGCGCACGACTTGTTCGAGGTTGTAGACAAAAATCTTGCCGTCGCCGATCTTGCCGGTGCGTGCCGCGCCTTCGACGGCCTCGATCACGCGATCGACCAGGTCGTCGGAGACGGCCGCTTCGATCTTGACCTTGGGCAGGAAGTCGACCACGTACTCCGCGCCGCGGTAGAGCTCGGTGTGGCCCTTCTGGCGACCGAAGCCCTTGACCTCAGTGACGGTAATCCCCTGCACGCCGATGGCCGACAGTGCTTCGCGCACCTCATCGAGCTTGAACGGTTTGATGATGGCTGTGACCAGCTTCATGAGTTTTCTCCTTCGGATGGAAATGGAATGGCGCGGCAGCTTGGGCCGCACCTCGTTGTTGTATGGATTACAGCGTCTTCGTCAGCGTGAGGATGAAGCGCGCCTTGTTCGGCGAGTAGGTCGTCTGGCCGAAGGTGCCGAAGCCCAGGTCGACGCCCGGGTTGGCCACCGCGAGGTACGAGCTCTTCTTGTTGGCGCCCTGCACAGAGCCGGTCAGCGACAGGCCGTTGCCGAAGTCATAGCTCGCGCCGACGTTGTAGTCGACATAGCTCTTGTAGCCCAGGCTGCGGATGTCGCTGGACATGTTCGTGTAGCCCACGGCTGCCTTCAGCGTGACCTTGGGCACGATTTCCTTGCTGTACGACAGGTTCAGGTAGCCGGTATTGGTGCCCTTCAGGCCCGAGCCGGCCTTGTTGCCGGCGTAGCCGAAGTAGTCCTTCGACACGGTGTGCGAGTACTTGGCGGTGAACGAACCGAGGGTTTCGTTGGCGTAGGTGCCCGCAACGTACAGCTCGGTGGTGTTGCCCGCGGAGTTGCCCGGGTAGATGTAGCTGAGTGCGCCCACGTCCATGTCCAGCGGGCCGGCCTTGAACTTGTAGCCGCCGTACACATCCATCTCGATGCTGTTACCGGTGAGCCAGTTGACGCTGGAGTTCCAGTTGCCCACGTAGAAGCCGCTGTCGCCGAAGGCGTAGTCCAGGCCGCCCTGGATGGCGGGCTTGAAGCCCTTGGTCTTGGCGTAGCCGCTCTTGCCGATCATGTCCTGGTCCTGGCCACGGAACTTGTAGTTCGTGGTGATGGACACGTTGCCCGTGAGATTCGGGGCGGGAGCGGCTGCCGGTGCTGCTGCGGCATCCGTCGTTGCTGTCTGCGCCAGGGCTGCGCCCGAAGCGGTCAATGCAGCGGCCAGAACGATCAGCGCCTGGGCGGCGGTACGGTGCGTCATCAGGGAACTCCTCGCAAGTGTGTTGTTGGACCTGTGAGGCTCAAAGCAGGGAGCGTGCCAAACTGCACAAATACCGGTCATAACCGCTCCCGTCCCCGCCTTGGTTGAGAGCCAAATCGTTACAACGTCTGTTGCGAGTGGTTGCAGATATCCGGTGCGCCGCACCACCGCGGACATGTCGAAGATAGGCGCACCATCTTGGGGAGAGGGAGAAGAATGGGGTTGTCTTTGGTGCAGAGCCGCGCCTTGCTGGGCCTGGAAGCGGCCAGTGTCACTGTCGAGGTGCATCTGGCGAACGGTTTGCCCAGCTTCACGCTGGTCGGGCTGGTGGAAACCGAGGTCAAGGAGGCGCGCGAAAGGGTGCGTTCGGCGCTCCAGAACGCGGGGCTGGAGTTTCCGAACAACAAGCGCATCAGATGTAGTCAAGCGATTTTTCAGCAAAGTGAGCCGAGTAATCACAGCGGCCCGTTTCACTTCGACTGAAGTCTCGACGGACGGCCCATTCGGCCCGGAGGTGCCGTATTTCTGTGCACGAGGCGGCCGACTAAATCGACTCGATCTAATTTTTATGCCTTCAGGCCCCTGCCAGGCCGCCGGAGGCGCCCCGGTTGAGCGATGTACTCATCGCTCAACCTTGCACACAGAATTCGGGCGAGGCTCTTGCAGCTCGCTCATCGCAATCAACTGCCTTCAGGCACCGAAGAGGGTCTGGCTTGATTTGCGTCCGGCGAGCCCGTGGCGCGTGACAAGCTCGCTTGAATGGCCTCGATATAGGTCATGCGTCCGTCGACCACACTTTCGCAATCCGAAAGAAATTCGGTCGTCGGCCTATGGCCCTCGATGCGAGTGTTCGCGAGAGCCTGAGCGATCGCAAATCGACGTTCTGCCTTCGTGCTCATGCTCGTTTCTCCTGATTTCGGCACACTCCGCCCCTTTTTAGGGCTAGAGCTCTGCACGACCATTCTCGAAGTCTTTCCAGCGTAGCGTCTTGTTTGCGCTGCTCAGGGAGATCTCTTCATCCTGGGGATCAATGAACAGGCCATGATCAGTTTCAAACAGCCAGCTGATTTGCTCCTGCCTGCCGATTGCGCAGCACTCCCACAGCGCATCACATCGAGCTAGTGTCGGCATACCGTCAGCGGTCATGTAGCCCGGCAGAAGCACGTGCACTCGAGACTGTGCCCATTGCCCGCTCAGCACGATTCCGCATGCGTCGGCCGCGCGGGTGGCCAGGTAGCAGTTCCAGCGAACGCGTTCCCCGATAGAAGGGGTGGACGGACGCACCTTGACGAGCCAAAGAGGAACCTCAAAGACCTGCTCGACAAGATGGAAATGCTGAACTCCGGGGGCCATTGCGCTTAGCGCGGAGCTGACAAGTTCGAACTGCTCTTGAACGCGAAACATAAGGCCTCTCACTTTATGTGGAAGATCATCCGTGGTTTAATCGTACGCATGGCTGGACCATTTTGTCCATGCCTGTCCCTTCGCCCAAATACGCGCTGGATCCTGCGCTCGTGGCGCTTGGGATGGCTATTCGCTCTACGCGTAAGGCAAGGGGCATCTCTCAAGAGGAGCTCGCTCATCGCAGTCAAATCGAGCGGTCCTACATGAGCAGCATCGAACGAGGGATGCAAAACCCGGGCGTCATGGCGATAGTCCAGATCGCGGCAGGAATCGGAATATCCGTCACGGAGCTGGTTGCCGAGGCTGGGCTCTAACCCCCGTGCAGCACAACGAAACGGCTGCGATCTCAGTTGATCAATCGCATCACGCGTATCAGAGCGCGATTGCGAGCGCGAAACCGGTCCCTCCTTCGTCGCGACTTTAAACAGGTGCAGGTGTTTTCAGATGACCAATCTAGAGCCTCAAATCAGCCCCACCCAAGCCGAATTTCGCGCTCTTAGTTTGGCTCGGCTGCTTGAGCAATTTGAGCCTACGGTGCACGGCGGCGAAGTCATGGCTTGGCCCCCCATTGGACTAGAGGTCCACGCGCCACCTCTCCTGCCCCTGTTGGCGCAAGATATCGCTCCCTGATCACGCAGAAGGCAGCAATAGAGCGTTAGCCCTTCCACAACGTCTGTTTGTCGTTGCAAGCGTTCAGCCCGGGGCATTGGCACACAGCCTCAACCCTCATCTCACAGAGACGTGGTGAGCCGTGGATCCCGTAAGCTTCCCTAGCACCGCCTTCGCCCTCGAACCAACACGCGTCCAACTGGGCTCGGTGCTCAACGGCACGCACAAGTCGAGATAGGCGCCCCCCCGAATGCCAGAGAAGGCGGCCAAGTCGCTCAGTCTGCTGGATGCCCATAAACGCGTACCAGCGTGAAGGCCACGCAGCGCGAAGCCATATCGGCGCATACCGCATTGACGCCCGCCGGCTTGTGCGATATTCTTACATCGAAGGTGCGTTTTTTTAACACGCCCAAGGAGTAGTGCAATGGAAGTCGAGAAGATTGAGGAGATCAAGGCGCATTTGAATGATTTCTGGAACGACCAGGCAATCGCAGTCGATGCCGACTCCACTTCAATTGACGAGTTGGTGGCTGCGATGGACTCGAAAACGGCGGTGGAAGCGCTCATCAAAGTAGAGGAAATCGTTGGGATAGAGCTTCCGGTCGGCGAAGTCATCCAACAGGGGGGCTACAACTCGCGAGAAGAATTCATAGAGCAAGTCACCAGCAGTGTCGTCAAGTATGTTGAGGACAAGAAGTCATGAATGCCGATGCTTGGGATGCCCAACGACTTGAAATGGCCGCGAGACTGAAGGAGGCGCGCGAGTACCTCGGTCTGTCTCAGGAAGAGGTGGCAACCGCCTTGAACATTCCGCGGCCGGCAATCAGTCGAATCGAGAGCGGCGAGCGCAAGGTGGAAGCCTTGGAACTCGAACAGTTTTCAAAGCTGTACACGCGATCTGTTCAGTACTTTCTCTCGGGCGAGACGCCTGACGATGAACTTGTCGGCAAGGTCGCGTTCGCAGCGCGTGCGCTCAAGGGGTTGTCGGACAAGGATCTGGAAGAGGTCGCTCGTTTTGCGAGCTTCTTGCGCGTGAGCGGTGCAAAGAATTCCAAAGGTAGGAAATGAGCGATCGCACCGAACTTCTCGAGGCGGCGCAGCGCGCCGGCAAGCTGACCATCGAATACGGCTTCAAAGACCGGATTGCGAAGGATGGCTATACCCGCATAGACCCTTTTGTGCTGGCCGAGGCGGTCGAGCTGACTGTACTCGTGCGCCCGCTTCCGAAGTTGTTAGGTGCCTTCCTGCGAGAAGACGATGTTCCCGGCATCCTGCTGAATTCAGAGCGACCGATCGGGATGATCCGCCTAACCTGCGCACACGAACTGGGTCACTATTTTCTCGGGCACGAACCGCATCTGGATGAGGACATCGAGTACTCCAAGACGGCTGCCCTGACTGAGCGCGCGGCCAACGAGTTCGCCTATCACCTGCTGATGCCTAGATGGCTGATTGCCAAGGTAATGAATCGCAAGCGGTGGGGCATCAAATCTCTCTCCGACCCCATCGTGGTCTATCAGCTTTCTTTGCGCCTAGGTGTGAGTTTCACTGCGATGGTGTGGTCTCTCAACGCGCACAGGCTGCTCTCCTCGAGTGACGCGATGCGATTGGCAACCGTAAAACCCATCGACATCAAGACTTCACTGGTTCCGCCGAGAACTGCGTTGCCAAAGGAAGCGGATGTCTGGCTGCTCGATCCCGAGGACGAGGAAACGATCCTGGAGCCGCGTGCCGACGATCGGTTCTTGTTGCGCCTACCCAGTCATGCGGCAGCCGGATACATGTGGTCCGCTCGAGAGGCAAGGCAGGCGGGCTTCACGATCAAGCCTGTGCTGCTTGATCCTGAGACCACGCCGAAACCAGAGGGCCCGGTCGTAGTTGGCGCTCCCGCCAGCCTGACATACATTGCCGAGCCGGCCGCAGAGGTTGTGGCGAGCCACCGGCCAGTCTCGTGGACGTTGGTCGAACGTCAGCCTTGGAATCCGACGTCAGAACCTGCAGCACAGCTGGACATGCGCACGCAGTTCGACGGCCTGCTGGAAGGGTTGACTCCCGGCGCACGTCGTCGGTATTTGGAAGAGGTTGCCGCTCGATGAGTGTTCAAGGCAAGATCGACCTCTCCGCACAGTTCGGACCCGCACGCGTTCAAGGCCTACGCATGACATGTATGGCCTTCACCGCGTCCGACCTCAATCGCGCCGTGTCGGGCGCTGGGGACATGCTGAGCCCCGAGTTCCTGTACTCGAGCGCCGGCACGTTGACGCCTGGGTGGACGCCAGGAATGGGTCTTTATGCGTGGGCAGCCATGGACGCGATACACGCGATAGGCCAGCCGTTTGAGGTGGACTACCCATACAAGGCGTCGGACCCGGCAACGGCTGCCACCCCAACAGCGCCAGCTGGCAAACCCATGTTCACCAGTGACCTCGCAGGCCACAGCAGCTCAATGCAGAGCATCGTGGACCGATTGAACGACGGCCACCCTGTGGGCTTGGTCATCCGGGTTACCGACACGCTTTACACGCCAGTTGGTGGCGTTGTGGACGCTTCGGGCGGCATCGTGCAGGGCTTTTATCACGCAGTGCTCGCTACGGGTTGGGGTGAATCGAAGGCGACAGGGCGTCACCTGCGCATCCGCAACAGCTGGGGTCCCATGTGGGGGGAACTCGGCTATGCCTGGCTGCCAGAGAAGTTTGTCGACTTGCACGTGCTTGAAGCTTTTGGGAGCAAGTGATGGCCAAGATTATTTCTGGGAATCGAATCGTACCGGTGTGGCTGGAGGCGCTCGAACATCTCGAGGTCAATCACCGACGCTTTCGAAATCTGGTGCTCGAAATCGAGTCGCCAGTGACGGTGACCAAGACCGACCGTGCAGTGATCGGTCTGGTGGATCCTGTGCTGCGCGCGCGCTGCGGCACCAACGTGGTGACGGTGGCCGGCACCATATTTCCCTGGGGACTCTACAAGAAGACGCCGGCTGCAACGCTGCCGAAACGCTTTCTGGAGATCATGGGCAAAGCGCAGGAGCCCGGTAGCTGGGGCACCTATGCGATGCGCCTCATGTCGCGACCGGGAAAGAAGCCTGGCGAAACAATCAATCCGCTCTACGAGGTTGTTCGCAAATTGAAGAAGGCCTCCACCGACGGCGTTGGCTACAACTCCAACTATGAATTGGGCGTGCATGCGCCAGAGGACTTGTTGAGCGAAGACATCGCCTGCGAGGTTCCGTTGTACAACCCGGCCGAGGATCGCACGATGATCTCGAAATACCCATGCCTCAGCCACTTGACCTTCAAGCTCATCGAGCGCAAGACGATTGAACTCACGGCGATCTACCGCTCGCACTACTACCTTGAGCGTGCCCTGGGTAATCTAATCGGCCTGACTCACCTGATGCGCTTCGTGGTCAAGGAAACCGGCCTCGAAGCGGGACGCTTGACCTGCATTTCGACAGACGCTCATCTGGACGTCGAGAGCTGGGGCGGTGTCGCTAAAACTCGTCCCGTCCTTGAGCAACTGAAGGCCGCTGCGGCAGACGAAGCGCCTGCAGCGCCATCGGCGCCAAAATTTCAGATGAGCGATACCTGCGCGGCAGCCTGACGCACCTCAGGAGCGCGCAAGCCATAGAGCTTGCGAATGCCCTCGCGGAAATCGGTGACTCCGCCATAGCTGGGGTGACGGACGCACTGGACCTCCACGCCGAACTTCTCTGCATAGTGGGCAGCATCTTGGCCGATGGCGATGATCCGGCGTATGCCAAGCCAGGCGATCAGTTGCTTGTTGAGCGAGTCGGCAACCTTCAGCTCAGCGGCCGTGAACTTTCGGTTAGTGAATGGCTGATCGGGCTCATGCGGGTGAAACGGGAACACATTCCAGAGCAAGGGCGGCAGATCCAGCTGTGCCAACACGGCCCAGATCTCAGTCGCAGTCCGTTCGACGACGGCCGGCCCCATCGTGGATTTTGCCGCTTCCGTGCCTGGATAGATCTGCGGGAACTGCACGAGACGCATCTCGTCGGTCAGCGCCAGACCCGTGCGGCGACCACCGCGATAACCTAGATCGCGGCCCATCCAGATGGTGTCGACGCCAAGCGACTGGGCCGAAGCCAGTAGCGTTCGAAGGCCTCGCCGGCGAACGGCCGCCGCGTCCTTGCGATCATGGACTGTGCAGATGTCTGCATAGGGATTGAAGACGTTCGGAAGCTGGATGGCCGACATCGCCTGCACGAAGCTTGTTGGCGTCATGTGCTTTCCTTTGGGGCCGACAGACCCTCGAATTTGATGCTGTGTTGCTCGATATTCACGATCACTGCTCCTTGGCTTGCCGCCTTCAGCGCGCGGAACATCTTGAAGCCATCCAAGATCGCAAGCTCCCACTGCCAAGGTGGGCATGTGTGAACTTCGTAGCCGCGGACCATGGTCTGCACCTGCTTGAGCAGGTTGAAGTCTAGCTTGCCGGCCTCCACATCCGCAAAGTCGTCGCCGCGCTCTTTGGCGTGGTTGAAGATCCACGTCGCGATGCCCTCCTCGATGATGATCGCTCGGGCACCGTCTTGGTTTTCGTCGATGTCGGGACGAGACTTGCGCTTTAGCTTGAGCAACGCGCGCAGCACCGGGGACCAACCCAGGTGCGCCATGTAGGCCAAGTGAAATACATCGTGATAGCGATACCAGTCGGGAACGTTGCTGTTGTCGGTCAGGGGATCGCCGATGTTGACGCCATTCCATTGCTGGACGACCAGATCCCGGCCCCTCACAACCCGGGGAATGAAATCGATCTTGAAGTCGCCGCGAGGAAGTTGCTCGTACTTTGAAAAGCCCGTGTCATCGAAGAGCGGGACATAGGGTGCGGGCTGTTGATCGCCGGGCCAGCGCGCCTTGATCTTGTCGAGGTTGTCGCGCGCGATCGAGGCCAGGTCCAGTCCGAACGACCTAGCCACCATCGTGAGTTGGCCCAGCAGACGGCCCAATGTCGTAGCGACCCTGTCCGCCGTCCACGTGACGTAGTCTGCCTCCGGCGCTTGGGTGAAGGTTCCCGCAGCGAAGGCGACTTCACGCAGCAGCATCTCTCGTTTCTCATGGTGCGACGCGTAGTGCAGCTCAGCTAGGCTGTCGAGTTCTTCGAACGTCATTCCGCCGTTGCGGCGGTGCGGCCCTTCACCAAGCTTTTCCCGAAGGTTGCTCATGGCAGCTTCACCGAGTTGATCCGGCGCAACCTTGCCGTGGTGCGCCAAGACCACGAGATACCAGAGCGCATCGCCGATCTCCTCTCCAGCGACAAACGCCTTCGAGTTCTGCAACTTGTCTCGACTGGCCTTTTTCAAGGCTGCCAGCAAACCGCCGACCTCGCCGAAGAGCCCGAAGCCCAGCTGAGTCAGCCCATCCTGTTCCTGGCCGAAGCGATCGGTTTCGAGAGCCTTGGCCGTGTACTCAACGAGCGACAGGGGCACAGGTTTGATGCTCAAGGGTGCCATCAGGAGCCTCCTGCGAGTGAGGTGTCGGGAAAGAGTGCAATTTGGGCCGTCTGGATTGAACGCAGCTGGTCGCGCAGCAGCGTGGCACTGGCAATCATCTGCCGCTTCCTGGCCGGAAGCGCGCCGAAGGCAAGCGCGCGCTCGCGGACGGACATCGTCACGTCGTAATGAGGGTACGAGGCCATGTCCTGAAACCAGCCGCGCTTGAGCCCGAGCCTGGCAGCAAACTGATGAAGTTCATCCAGCGAATCGGCCACCAAGTGGCACCAGAGCTTGCCGCGCCATGGAATTTTCTCGTTGTCGACGTAGACAGCCATTTCCATCTCTCCTGATAGGATTCGCTTTTGCACATAATTTGCACAATGCGCAATCGGGTAACAGTCGCTGAAGCTGCATTCATCGGCGCACGACTGCGCAAGGCCAGACTGCGCGCTCAAACCAGTGTCAAAGAGCTAGGAGCCCTCACGGGAGTGCATCATTCGCAGGTCAGTCGATGCGAACTTGGCGACTTCAAGATCGTATCTCCAAATGTGCAAAAGCTGTGCGAATACTTCAAGATTGAGCACCCTCGGTTACCAAGATTTGCGGTGCGTACGGAAGGACTGCGCGCTAGGTTCGACGTTCTCCTGACGCAGATACCGGCCAGCGCCTCCGCCTTCGAGCGACTCTTCGATGTTCTTGAGGAATCCCAGGCACGCAAACCCAAAACCAGAAAGGCTTGAATCCGAAGCAGTCCGGTCTCCCTGGATGCTGTTTGCAGGACCGCGAACGGCGACAAACCAAGCGTCGAAAGACCGGACATTCGACAATGATTGTCACCATCGGGCCGAAGGCCCCGGAGCGCAAGAGATGAGGCACACATTCGACTCCGATAATCATGCGACGTTGCAGGTCAAGTTGTTCCACGCAGAGGACGACATCGGCGAGGGGACGCTGACGTTTGGCTACAGCTGTCTAGCGCGCGTTGTTCTCGACGGCTTCGGCCTAGAGATCGAGCTTGATGACAGCCAGTTGGCCGCTGGCCTCTTAGCGATCGCGGCAGACGGCAGGAAATTGAGCTTGTTCAACTGCGAGTGCAAAGGCCGCACGATTTTCCCTGGGTTTGTCATTGAAGGCGACGTGAGGGGTTCGCAATTCGATAGCTTCAAAGTGCGGTACTCGATCGTGTCAGAGTGGTTCTTCCAGCAGATGCATGTCGACGGTCTGCCTGGCGAAGAGATCAAGTGGCGCGCAGTGCCTACGCCTATGGCCGCAAAGGTTGTCACGCCAAGCCACAACTTCCAACTAGATAGTTTCTATGTCGGCGGTCTCGAACAGGCCGGGGAAGATCGAACTCTTCATCAGCACTTCGAGTTCCGCTTCACAGCTACGAAGGACCGCTTCTTACCCGCTCAGATCAAACAACATGTCCTTCGATTCTCGAATCTCCTTTCGATCCTGCTCGCGCATCGCTGCCCGATCGTCTTGGTCGACGTCTCGTCGGACGGCAAGAACCATAGGCGAATGTATTACGGGATCTTCGAGCCGCCGCCGAACGGCGGTCAACCGCAGCACGATCGCGATCAAGTCACGTGGCGCAAGTTCCTCGCGCTGAAAGGCGATGTTGACGGTTGCTGGGACGATCTGGTCAACAGATTTTTCCGTTCAGAGTACCGTGAGGTTGTCTGGAGTCGCCTTGCGGGGATGCAGAACTACGAGGGGTTCTGGGAGTACCGTGTCCTTGGCTACGTGA
This is a stretch of genomic DNA from Variovorax paradoxus. It encodes these proteins:
- a CDS encoding LysR substrate-binding domain-containing protein, with translation MALQHIPPIQCLLTFEAVARLRHAGRAADELCVTPSAVSHRIRQLESHIGFKLFGRSDFSLTADGAAYLANVRTGLAALQATPLGANAAQRATRLRIAVTPTFSRQFLMPRLELFRNIYPDIELVLQVSIPLLDVTAEQADLEVRYGPGGYADCEHRLLLEEQVVPACSPSYLNEFGPFTGFRTAAEIASARLIRSPLEPWGTWFASCGLDQPEPNIGSQFNDLGLVYDAAASGFGVALVRQKMGAAWFESGRLVALSEQAVPSPHRHYICWQPGTLERWECAAFADWLEQSLR
- a CDS encoding SMP-30/gluconolactonase/LRE family protein, with protein sequence MWTSLEDSLCELGESPFWHPQERALYWLDIPGRAVLRTRGDIGSPDAKVERWPLSTEPGCMAPARSGGLVIALRDGIYRAREWGGELVAMARVEHDVRTMRFNDGKCDALGRFWGGSLNEAKDRANAALYCFDARPDTDISPTLTQMANESTTANGLAFSPDARTLYWADTAAHVVCAWDWDAEANSLSHARVFHQFDAKPEGWTADVPLGYQGRPDGATIDAQGHYWVAMFEGAQLLRFAPSGEIVASVPVPVQCPTMPCFGGDDLKTLFVTSGRKGRPAAEIERLPASGTVIAMRVDTPGLPVSFFED
- a CDS encoding ammonium transporter, which encodes MKKLLVSLALGLSVLAAGTAGFAQTPAAATAEAPAASASAPAAAPAAAAAPAAAADAAPAAPAAAPAPKIDSGDTAWMLTSTLLVILMTIPGLALFYGGLGRSKNMLSVLMQVFVIFSLISILWAIYGYSLAFSGDGNFFGGFDKIFMKGITQETFGALTTIPEYVFVAFQGTFAAITVALIVGAFAERAKFSAVLLFSVLWFTFSYVPIAHIVWGGGLLGKDGALDFAGGTVVHINAGVAGLVGAYMVGKRVGYGKEAFTPHSLTLTMVGASLLWVGWFGFNAGSAGAANAVAGLAFINTVLATAAAALSWILGESLHKGKASMLGAASGAVAGLVAVTPAAGFIGPMGSIVLGLLAGLICLWGVGGLKRMLGADDAFDVFGVHGVGGILGAILTGVFAAKGLGGTGGATPDTFAMGAQVWIQIKSVALTVVWSGVVAFISYKIADLTLGLRVSEEEEREGLDISSHGETAYNR
- the glnK gene encoding P-II family nitrogen regulator, with amino-acid sequence MKLVTAIIKPFKLDEVREALSAIGVQGITVTEVKGFGRQKGHTELYRGAEYVVDFLPKVKIEAAVSDDLVDRVIEAVEGAARTGKIGDGKIFVYNLEQVVRIRTGETGREAL
- a CDS encoding TorF family putative porin; this encodes MTHRTAAQALIVLAAALTASGAALAQTATTDAAAAPAAAPAPNLTGNVSITTNYKFRGQDQDMIGKSGYAKTKGFKPAIQGGLDYAFGDSGFYVGNWNSSVNWLTGNSIEMDVYGGYKFKAGPLDMDVGALSYIYPGNSAGNTTELYVAGTYANETLGSFTAKYSHTVSKDYFGYAGNKAGSGLKGTNTGYLNLSYSKEIVPKVTLKAAVGYTNMSSDIRSLGYKSYVDYNVGASYDFGNGLSLTGSVQGANKKSSYLAVANPGVDLGFGTFGQTTYSPNKARFILTLTKTL
- a CDS encoding antitoxin VbhA family protein gives rise to the protein MSTKAERRFAIAQALANTRIEGHRPTTEFLSDCESVVDGRMTYIEAIQASLSRATGSPDANQARPSSVPEGS
- a CDS encoding helix-turn-helix domain-containing protein yields the protein MAIRSTRKARGISQEELAHRSQIERSYMSSIERGMQNPGVMAIVQIAAGIGISVTELVAEAGL
- a CDS encoding helix-turn-helix domain-containing protein; the encoded protein is MNADAWDAQRLEMAARLKEAREYLGLSQEEVATALNIPRPAISRIESGERKVEALELEQFSKLYTRSVQYFLSGETPDDELVGKVAFAARALKGLSDKDLEEVARFASFLRVSGAKNSKGRK